The following are from one region of the Capsicum annuum cultivar UCD-10X-F1 chromosome 1, UCD10Xv1.1, whole genome shotgun sequence genome:
- the LOC107857421 gene encoding probable leucine-rich repeat receptor-like protein kinase At1g35710, giving the protein MSFEIGGDGILRYQGKLCVPDVDRLREKILSEAHTSSELGKCNKLTDLQIARNRIGGSIPLEIGNVKGLLGLDLSSNHLIGQIPKEFGKLTSLIRLLIEWIDPDMYRRFRALVSCNSKFGQNIPTEIGRMTLLNVLDLSHNLLVGDIPPQLANLKVLVDLNLSHNGLSGHIPEELESMTGLQDVFLSYNELEELAYTMKVTQMCDVYSFGVLALEIIKKHLGEYITVLANSSSMDHHVQLSDFLDERLLYPEDRVNELLVFIIKLASSCLVETPKSRPTMQFISHKLSSMDAYAHPLFL; this is encoded by the exons ATGTCATTtgagattggtggcgatggtattctgagatatcaGGGTAAATTATGTGTGCCTGATGTAGATAGGTTACGGGAAAAAATCCTTAGCGAGGCTCACacgtcgag TGAATTGGGAAAATGCAACAAATTGACTGATTTGCAAATAGCGAGAAACAGAATTGGAGGTAGCATACCACTAGAGATTGGAAATGTCAAAGGGCTTCTAGGACTTGATCTTTCATCGAATCATTTGATCGGGCAGATTCCAAAGGAATTTGGAAAATTAACCTCTCTGATTAGGCTTTTG ATTGAATGGATCGATCCCGACATGTATAGGAGATTTCGTGCACTTGTTTCGTGCAATAGCAAATTTGGCCAAAACATTCCAACTGAGATAGGGAGGATGACTCTGCTTAATGTACTTGATTTGAGTCATAATCTTCTGGTTGGAGATATTCCCCCTCAGCTGGCAAATTTGAAGGTGTTGGTAGACTTAAATCTTTCCCACAATGGCCTGTCCGGGCACATTCCTGAAGAACTTGAAAGTATGACTGGTTTACAGGATGTTTTTCTGTCATACAATGAGTTGGAAG AGCTTGCATATACAATGAAGGTTACACAAATGTGTGATGTCTATAGCTTTGGAGTATTAGCATTGGAGATAATCAAAAAGCATCTTGGTGAGTACATTACTGTGCTAGCAAATTCATCTAGTATGGATCATCATGTGCAACTTAGTGATTTTCTAGATGAACGCCTTCTGTATCCTGAAGATAGAGTAAATGAACTTTTGGTTTTTATCATCAAGCTAGCAAGCTCTTGTTTGGTTGAAACTCCAAAATCAAGGCCAACAATGCAATTCATCTCTCATAAGTTATCATCAATGGATGCTTATGCCCACCCATTATTCCTGTAA